In Desulfovibrio sp. JC010, the following proteins share a genomic window:
- the hmcF gene encoding sulfate respiration complex iron-sulfur protein HmcF, with the protein MPQGKLCNRQPINTDEQLKLTLSDKSGKQYYAEMQELDVDTNALWATIQKTMKSRIKTWLEICAHCGMCADSCFLYQVNDCVPEQVPSYKIQSTLGHIVKKKGQVDNEFMRKCMKIAWSQCTCCNRCGMYCPHGIDMGVMFSYLRGLLYSQGFVPWELKIGSGMHRVYRAQMDVTTEDWVETCEWMAEETEEEWPGLTIPVDKQDAEIMYTCNAREPKHYPEDLAEAAVLFHVAGTNWTVPSEGWEQTSLSMFAGDWECCKDNVNHVYDAIERLNPARVTGTECGHAHRATVIEGPYWAGRKDGLPPKPYIHYVEWLAEALREGKLKIDPAKRIKEPVTLQDSCNYVRNQGLKDVTREILSYIVEPGYFVEMAPNKEHNYCCGGGGGFNGIGLYREQRNVALRKKMDQILDTGCKLVIAPCHNCWDAIRDLEEEYEIGIRWSFLKPLIIGMLDIPEGMRVEW; encoded by the coding sequence ATACTACGCTGAAATGCAAGAGCTGGATGTGGATACCAACGCTCTGTGGGCCACCATCCAGAAAACCATGAAATCCAGAATTAAAACCTGGCTCGAAATATGTGCCCACTGCGGCATGTGTGCGGACAGCTGTTTCCTCTATCAGGTAAACGACTGCGTACCCGAGCAGGTTCCTTCTTATAAGATTCAGTCCACCCTCGGACACATCGTCAAGAAGAAAGGACAGGTGGACAACGAATTCATGCGCAAATGCATGAAGATCGCATGGTCCCAGTGCACCTGCTGTAACCGCTGCGGCATGTACTGCCCCCACGGTATCGACATGGGTGTGATGTTCTCCTATCTGCGCGGACTCCTCTACTCTCAGGGATTCGTTCCGTGGGAACTGAAGATCGGTTCCGGCATGCACCGCGTATACCGCGCACAGATGGACGTAACCACCGAGGACTGGGTTGAAACATGTGAATGGATGGCCGAAGAGACCGAGGAAGAATGGCCCGGCCTGACCATCCCGGTTGACAAGCAGGACGCCGAGATCATGTACACCTGTAACGCCCGTGAGCCCAAGCACTACCCGGAAGATCTCGCAGAAGCTGCGGTACTCTTCCACGTGGCGGGAACCAACTGGACCGTGCCTTCCGAAGGCTGGGAACAGACCTCGCTCTCCATGTTTGCAGGTGACTGGGAATGCTGCAAGGACAACGTCAACCACGTATACGACGCCATTGAGCGGCTCAACCCGGCCCGGGTAACCGGAACCGAGTGCGGCCACGCCCACCGTGCCACCGTCATCGAAGGCCCCTACTGGGCCGGACGTAAAGACGGTCTTCCGCCCAAGCCCTACATTCACTATGTTGAATGGCTGGCTGAAGCACTGCGTGAAGGCAAGCTCAAGATCGACCCCGCAAAACGCATCAAAGAGCCTGTAACTTTGCAGGATTCCTGTAACTACGTGCGTAACCAGGGTCTCAAGGATGTAACCCGCGAAATCCTCAGCTATATTGTTGAGCCGGGCTACTTCGTTGAAATGGCTCCCAATAAGGAACACAACTACTGCTGCGGCGGCGGTGGCGGATTCAACGGAATCGGCCTCTACCGTGAACAGCGTAACGTGGCCCTGCGCAAAAAGATGGACCAGATCCTCGATACCGGGTGTAAGCTGGTCATCGCGCCCTGCCACAACTGCTGGGACGCCATCCGTGACCTTGAAGAGGAATATGAAATCGGCATCCGCTGGTCCTTCCTCAAGCCTCTGATTATCGGTATGCTCGATATTCCTGAAGGCATGCGTGTCGAATGGTAG